From one Streptomyces mobaraensis genomic stretch:
- a CDS encoding type I polyketide synthase, whose product MSNEEKLREHLRWATAELKESRRRVKELEDGGHEPIAVVGMSCRLPGGVNSPEDLWQLVVKGGDAIGAPPADRGWRIDDLYDPDPESGRPGTTYVREGGFIDGADGFDPAFFGISPREAVAMDPQQRLLLEAAWEAVERAGVDPRRLRGERVGVYAGLMYHEYGNRGIEVPEAVAGFLGSGTSGSVASGRIAYTFGFEGPAVTVDTACSSSLVTLHLAAQALRRGDCTLALAGGVTVMVTPSTFVEFSRQRGLAPDGRCKSFAAGADGTAWGEGVAMLLVERLSDARRNGHPVLAVLRGSAVNQDGASSALAAPNGPAQQRVIRRALEDAGLTAADVDAVEAHGTGTRLGDPIEAQALLATYGKGRPADRPLWLGSLKSNIGHTQAAAGAAGVIKTVMALRNGVLPQTLHAEERTPHVDWSSGAVELLTERRDWPETGRPRRAGVSSFGVSGTNAHVILEQAPEDEPVTAPESSGTDVLPWVVSARTPDALRAQAARLADAVEDADAARVGWSLASGRSSFEHRAVVIGDGRDELLDGIRALAAGEPAPGVVSGVASGEADGPVFVFPGQGSQWAGMAVPLLDRSEVFAGRIAECERALEPFVDWSLTDVLRQTPGAPGLERVDVVQPVLWAVMVSLAALWRSAGVEPVAVVGHSQGEIAAACVAGGLSLEDGARVVALRSRALLEIAGEGGMVSVALPAADTEALLAAWDGRISVAALNGPRSTVVCGDAGALDELLARCEAQDVRARRVPVDYASHSAHVERIRDRIHSELAGIRPRSGSVPFHSTLTGEVFDTTGLDADYWYRNLRNTVRFQSVVDGLLTAGHRAFVECSAHPVLTVGVEETAQEADVPAVVVGSLRRDEGDRRRFLTSLAEAYVQGVAVDWTTVFPAGARHRVDLPTYAFQRERYWLEGDAAGGDVTAVGLRATGHPLLGAAVPVAGGDGLLLTGRVSLDTHPWLADHAVWGTTLVPGAALAELAVQAGDLAGHGTLEELTLQAPLVLPERGGIHAQLSVGAADEDGRRPLALHSRPEDAAPDAAWTAHATGFLAPDTAPAPTWDLAAWPPPGATPVPVDALYERLADDGLGYGPAFQGLHALWGRGDDLYAEVRLPREQHDGAAAFALHPALLDAALHPAAARSTGDVRLPFAWTGVTVHATGATALRVHLAPAGDDGLTLRAADGSGAPVVTVASLVSRSVTRDQLESARTARHHDSLFHVEWNEIPAGEGESDWAVLGEDVLGLADGRPGVSVHADLAALAAAPAVPGTVVVPCRFDTAGLPADEAATAVTHRLLALLRDWLNEERCASSRLVLATSGAVPAAPGETVHDLAHAAVWGMVRSARTEHPGRFALLDVDGLPGSRDALPAALASEEPEAALRNGKLLIPRLARAAAGRSLEPPHDGSGWRLDVTSKGTLENLALVPAPEAAGPPGPGQVRIAVRAAGMNFRDVVLGLGMVDQDVMGGEAAGVVLETGPDVTEFAPGDRVFGMVPGAFGPHAVVDRRLLARMPDGWTYTEAATVPIAFLTAWYGLVDLAAVRPGETLLVHAATGGVGIAALQIARHLGAEVYATASPAKWDTLRALGVPEERIASSRDLDFEAAFRTATGGRGVDVVLNSLAHEYVDASLRLLAPGGRFVEMGKTDIRDAATEEAAHPGTTYRYFDLIDAGHERIGAMMGELMELFGRGVLRPLPAATWDVRRAPEAFRFMSRARHTGKVVLTMPDALDPAGTVLITGGTGVLGGLVARDLAARHGVRHLLLLGRRGADAPGVAELVQELHGLGAEATVAACDAADRDALAAVLAAIPADRPLTGVVHAAGVLDDAVVTALTPAQVDAVLRPKVRAAWNLHELTRDTPLGAFVLFSSAAATLGGPGQGNYAAANAFLDALARRRRADGLPGLAVAWGLWETASGMTGHLDAADHTRMRRSGVAPLTDAEGLDLFAAALAGDRPLPVALRLDTAALRASAGPGGVPPLLRALAGGPARRTAEAGAGEGRDALRARLAALPAAERDGALLDLVRGHAATVLGHASGGDVDDRQPFKALGFDSLTSVELRNRLNAATGLRLPATLVFDHPTPADLAAHLRTLLLPDGGDAPDGAAGPGGTADGTDVRALLAGIPVARLRAAGLLDPLLRLAAETGELSPDGGGPEDTGTESIDTMDAESLVDMALDMTDIR is encoded by the coding sequence GTGAGCAACGAAGAGAAGCTGCGCGAACACCTGCGGTGGGCGACCGCCGAGCTCAAGGAGTCCCGCCGCCGCGTCAAGGAGCTGGAGGACGGTGGCCACGAGCCCATCGCCGTCGTCGGCATGAGCTGCCGGCTGCCCGGCGGCGTCAACTCGCCCGAGGACCTGTGGCAGTTGGTGGTCAAGGGCGGTGACGCCATCGGCGCGCCGCCCGCCGACCGCGGCTGGCGGATCGACGACCTCTACGACCCCGACCCCGAGTCGGGCCGCCCCGGCACCACCTACGTCCGCGAGGGCGGGTTCATCGACGGCGCCGACGGCTTCGACCCGGCCTTCTTCGGCATCAGCCCGCGCGAGGCCGTCGCCATGGACCCGCAGCAGCGGCTGCTGCTGGAAGCCGCCTGGGAAGCCGTCGAACGCGCCGGGGTGGACCCGCGCCGCCTGCGCGGCGAACGCGTCGGCGTCTACGCCGGGCTCATGTACCACGAGTACGGCAACCGCGGCATCGAGGTGCCCGAGGCCGTCGCCGGGTTCCTCGGCAGCGGCACGTCCGGCAGCGTCGCCTCCGGCCGGATCGCCTACACCTTCGGCTTCGAGGGCCCGGCCGTCACCGTCGACACGGCCTGCTCCTCGTCGCTCGTCACCCTCCACCTCGCCGCGCAGGCGCTGCGCCGCGGCGACTGCACGCTCGCCCTGGCCGGCGGCGTCACGGTGATGGTCACCCCCAGCACCTTCGTCGAGTTCAGCCGGCAGCGCGGGCTGGCCCCCGACGGCCGGTGCAAGTCCTTCGCGGCCGGCGCCGACGGCACCGCGTGGGGCGAGGGCGTCGCCATGCTGCTGGTCGAACGGCTGTCGGACGCCCGCCGCAACGGCCACCCCGTCCTCGCCGTCCTGCGCGGCTCCGCCGTCAACCAGGACGGCGCCAGCAGCGCCCTCGCCGCCCCCAACGGCCCGGCCCAGCAGCGCGTCATCCGCCGCGCCCTGGAGGACGCCGGACTCACCGCCGCCGACGTGGACGCCGTGGAGGCGCACGGGACGGGCACCAGGCTCGGCGACCCGATCGAGGCCCAGGCGCTGCTCGCCACGTACGGCAAGGGCCGCCCGGCGGACCGGCCGCTGTGGCTGGGCTCGCTGAAGTCCAACATCGGCCACACGCAGGCCGCCGCCGGGGCCGCCGGAGTCATCAAGACCGTCATGGCCCTGCGCAACGGCGTGCTGCCGCAGACCCTGCACGCCGAGGAGCGGACGCCGCACGTCGACTGGTCCTCCGGCGCCGTCGAACTGCTCACCGAGCGCCGCGACTGGCCCGAGACCGGCCGCCCGCGCCGGGCCGGCGTCTCCTCCTTCGGCGTCAGCGGCACCAACGCCCATGTCATCCTGGAACAGGCCCCCGAGGACGAGCCCGTCACCGCTCCCGAGAGCAGCGGCACGGACGTCCTGCCCTGGGTGGTCTCCGCCCGCACCCCCGACGCCCTCCGGGCGCAGGCCGCGCGGCTCGCCGACGCCGTCGAGGACGCCGACGCGGCGCGGGTGGGCTGGTCGCTGGCCTCGGGGCGGTCCTCGTTCGAGCACCGGGCGGTGGTGATCGGCGACGGCCGGGACGAACTGCTCGATGGCATACGGGCGTTGGCCGCCGGTGAGCCCGCCCCGGGTGTGGTGAGCGGGGTGGCCTCGGGCGAGGCCGACGGCCCGGTGTTCGTGTTCCCGGGGCAGGGGTCGCAGTGGGCCGGGATGGCCGTTCCGCTGCTGGACCGCAGTGAGGTGTTCGCGGGCCGGATCGCCGAGTGCGAGCGGGCGCTGGAGCCGTTCGTCGACTGGTCGCTCACGGATGTGCTCCGGCAGACGCCGGGGGCTCCGGGACTGGAGCGCGTCGACGTCGTCCAGCCGGTGCTGTGGGCGGTGATGGTGTCGCTGGCCGCGCTGTGGCGGTCGGCGGGTGTCGAGCCCGTCGCCGTGGTCGGGCATTCGCAGGGGGAGATCGCCGCCGCCTGCGTCGCGGGCGGCCTGTCGCTGGAGGACGGTGCCCGCGTCGTCGCGCTGCGTTCCCGGGCGTTGCTGGAGATCGCGGGGGAGGGCGGCATGGTGTCCGTCGCCCTGCCCGCCGCCGACACCGAGGCGCTGCTGGCGGCGTGGGACGGACGCATATCCGTCGCCGCCCTCAACGGCCCCCGCTCCACCGTCGTCTGCGGGGACGCGGGCGCGCTGGACGAGCTCCTCGCCCGCTGTGAGGCGCAGGACGTCCGCGCCCGCCGCGTGCCGGTGGACTACGCCTCGCACTCCGCCCACGTGGAGCGCATCCGGGACCGTATCCACAGCGAACTCGCCGGCATCCGGCCCCGCTCCGGCTCGGTCCCTTTCCATTCCACGCTCACCGGTGAGGTCTTCGACACGACCGGTCTCGACGCGGACTACTGGTACCGCAACCTGCGCAACACCGTCCGCTTCCAGTCCGTCGTCGACGGCCTGCTGACCGCCGGCCACCGGGCGTTCGTCGAGTGCAGCGCCCATCCCGTCCTGACCGTGGGGGTGGAGGAGACCGCGCAGGAGGCGGACGTACCGGCCGTGGTCGTCGGCTCGTTGCGCCGCGACGAGGGCGACCGGCGTCGCTTCCTGACCTCCCTGGCCGAGGCGTACGTCCAGGGTGTGGCCGTCGACTGGACCACCGTCTTCCCGGCCGGCGCCCGCCACCGCGTCGACCTCCCCACCTACGCCTTCCAGCGCGAGCGCTACTGGCTGGAGGGCGACGCCGCCGGCGGCGACGTCACCGCCGTCGGCCTGCGCGCCACCGGGCACCCGCTGCTGGGCGCGGCCGTGCCGGTGGCCGGCGGGGACGGGCTGCTGCTCACCGGGCGGGTGTCCCTCGACACCCACCCCTGGCTCGCCGACCACGCCGTCTGGGGCACCACCCTCGTCCCCGGCGCGGCCCTCGCCGAACTCGCCGTCCAGGCAGGGGATCTGGCGGGCCATGGCACGCTGGAGGAGCTGACGCTCCAGGCGCCGCTCGTCCTGCCCGAGCGCGGCGGCATCCACGCCCAGCTGTCCGTCGGCGCCGCCGACGAGGACGGCCGGCGGCCGCTCGCCCTGCACTCCCGCCCCGAGGACGCCGCCCCTGACGCCGCCTGGACCGCCCACGCCACCGGCTTCCTGGCCCCGGACACCGCCCCCGCCCCGACGTGGGACCTGGCCGCGTGGCCGCCCCCGGGCGCCACCCCCGTCCCCGTCGACGCGCTGTACGAGCGCCTGGCCGACGACGGCCTCGGCTATGGTCCGGCCTTCCAGGGGCTGCACGCCCTCTGGGGACGCGGCGACGACCTCTACGCCGAGGTCCGGCTGCCCCGCGAACAGCACGACGGCGCCGCCGCGTTCGCCCTTCACCCGGCCCTCCTCGACGCGGCCCTGCACCCCGCCGCCGCCCGCTCCACGGGCGACGTCCGGCTGCCGTTCGCCTGGACCGGTGTCACCGTGCACGCCACCGGCGCCACCGCCCTCCGCGTCCACCTCGCGCCCGCCGGCGACGACGGCCTGACGCTCCGCGCGGCCGACGGCTCCGGCGCGCCCGTCGTCACCGTCGCGTCCCTGGTCAGCCGGAGCGTCACCCGGGACCAGCTGGAGTCCGCCCGCACCGCCCGGCACCACGACTCCCTCTTCCACGTCGAGTGGAACGAAATACCCGCCGGCGAAGGCGAATCGGACTGGGCGGTACTGGGCGAGGACGTCCTCGGGCTGGCCGACGGGCGGCCCGGCGTGTCCGTCCACGCGGACCTCGCCGCGCTCGCCGCCGCCCCGGCCGTCCCCGGCACCGTCGTCGTCCCCTGCCGCTTCGACACCGCCGGCCTCCCCGCCGACGAGGCCGCCACGGCGGTGACGCACCGGCTCCTGGCCCTGCTGCGGGACTGGCTGAACGAGGAGCGCTGCGCCTCGTCGCGGCTGGTCCTCGCCACCTCCGGCGCCGTCCCGGCCGCCCCCGGGGAGACCGTCCACGACCTCGCGCACGCGGCCGTCTGGGGCATGGTCCGCTCGGCGCGCACCGAGCACCCGGGCCGGTTCGCGCTGCTGGACGTCGACGGGCTGCCCGGCTCGCGGGACGCCCTGCCCGCCGCGCTCGCCTCCGAGGAACCCGAAGCCGCCCTCCGCAACGGGAAGTTGCTGATCCCGAGGCTCGCCCGGGCCGCCGCCGGACGGTCGTTGGAGCCGCCGCACGACGGGTCCGGCTGGCGGCTCGACGTCACCAGCAAGGGCACCCTGGAGAACCTCGCCCTCGTCCCCGCCCCCGAGGCGGCCGGGCCGCCCGGGCCGGGGCAGGTGCGGATCGCCGTGCGCGCCGCCGGCATGAACTTCCGCGACGTCGTCCTCGGGCTCGGCATGGTCGACCAGGACGTCATGGGTGGCGAGGCCGCCGGCGTCGTCCTGGAGACCGGCCCCGACGTCACCGAATTCGCGCCCGGCGACCGGGTGTTCGGCATGGTGCCCGGCGCGTTCGGGCCGCACGCCGTCGTCGACCGGCGGCTGCTGGCCCGGATGCCCGACGGCTGGACGTACACCGAGGCCGCCACCGTCCCCATCGCGTTCCTCACCGCCTGGTACGGGCTGGTCGACCTGGCTGCCGTCCGCCCTGGCGAGACCCTGCTGGTGCACGCCGCCACCGGCGGCGTCGGGATCGCCGCCCTCCAGATCGCCCGCCACCTCGGCGCCGAGGTGTACGCCACCGCGAGCCCCGCCAAGTGGGACACGCTGCGCGCCCTCGGCGTACCCGAGGAGCGCATTGCGTCCTCCCGCGACCTGGACTTCGAGGCCGCCTTCCGGACGGCGACCGGCGGGCGCGGCGTGGACGTCGTCCTCAACTCCCTCGCCCACGAGTACGTCGACGCCTCCCTGCGACTCCTCGCCCCCGGTGGCCGGTTCGTCGAGATGGGCAAGACCGACATCCGCGACGCGGCGACCGAGGAGGCCGCCCACCCGGGCACCACCTACCGGTACTTCGACCTCATCGACGCCGGGCACGAGCGCATCGGCGCGATGATGGGCGAACTGATGGAGCTCTTCGGGCGGGGCGTGCTCCGGCCGCTCCCGGCGGCCACCTGGGACGTCCGCCGCGCCCCCGAGGCGTTCCGCTTCATGAGCCGGGCCCGGCACACCGGCAAGGTCGTCCTCACCATGCCGGACGCCCTCGACCCCGCCGGCACCGTCCTGATCACCGGCGGCACGGGCGTCCTCGGCGGGCTCGTCGCCCGCGACCTCGCCGCCCGGCACGGCGTACGGCACCTGCTGCTGCTCGGGCGGCGGGGCGCCGACGCTCCCGGAGTCGCGGAACTCGTCCAAGAACTGCACGGGTTGGGCGCGGAGGCGACCGTCGCCGCCTGCGACGCCGCCGACCGGGACGCCCTGGCCGCAGTCCTTGCCGCGATCCCCGCCGACCGCCCGCTCACCGGCGTCGTCCATGCCGCCGGCGTGCTCGACGACGCCGTCGTCACCGCCCTCACCCCCGCGCAGGTCGACGCCGTCCTCCGCCCCAAGGTCCGGGCCGCCTGGAACCTCCATGAGCTCACCCGCGACACCCCGCTCGGCGCGTTCGTCCTGTTCTCCTCGGCCGCCGCCACCCTCGGCGGCCCCGGCCAGGGCAACTACGCCGCCGCCAACGCGTTCCTCGACGCGCTCGCCCGGCGGCGGCGGGCCGACGGCCTGCCCGGCCTGGCGGTCGCCTGGGGCCTGTGGGAGACCGCCAGTGGCATGACCGGCCACCTGGACGCCGCCGACCACACCCGGATGCGGCGCTCCGGCGTCGCCCCGCTCACCGACGCGGAGGGGCTCGACCTGTTCGCCGCCGCCCTCGCCGGGGACCGGCCGCTGCCCGTCGCCCTGCGGCTCGACACCGCGGCCCTGCGCGCCTCCGCCGGGCCCGGGGGCGTCCCGCCGCTGCTCCGCGCCCTGGCCGGCGGTCCCGCCCGGCGGACCGCCGAAGCGGGGGCGGGGGAGGGGCGGGACGCCCTCCGGGCGCGGCTGGCCGCCCTGCCCGCCGCCGAACGCGACGGCGCCCTGCTGGACCTGGTCCGCGGCCACGCGGCGACCGTCCTCGGCCACGCCTCGGGCGGGGACGTGGACGACCGGCAGCCGTTCAAGGCACTCGGCTTCGACTCGCTCACCTCCGTCGAGCTGCGCAACCGCCTGAACGCCGCCACCGGCCTGCGGCTCCCGGCCACCCTCGTCTTCGACCACCCGACCCCCGCCGACCTCGCCGCCCACCTGCGGACCCTGCTGCTGCCCGACGGCGGCGACGCTCCGGACGGCGCGGCCGGCCCGGGCGGCACGGCTGACGGGACCGACGTACGGGCGCTGCTCGCCGGCATCCCGGTCGCCCGCCTCCGGGCGGCCGGACTCCTCGACCCGCTCCTCCGACTCGCGGCCGAAACAGGTGAGTTGTCGCCGGACGGCGGCGGCCCGGAGGACACCGGCACCGAATCGATCGACACCATGGACGCCGAAAGCCTGGTGGACATGGCCCTGGACATGACGGACATCCGATAG